Within the Glycine max cultivar Williams 82 chromosome 12, Glycine_max_v4.0, whole genome shotgun sequence genome, the region ATGTAGAGACCGTTCACGGTGAAGCCGCCATCAACACAAATGGTTTGTCCTGTTATGTAAGATGCTGCAGGTAAGCAGAGGAATGCCACCAACGAAGAAACCTCCTCTGCCTCTCCAATCCGTCCAAGAGGGGTTCGCGCAATCAGACTATTATTAAGTTTTTCCTCTTTAAAGTGCTTCAAAAGGAAATAATCATAAGATGCATGtgcaaagaaaacaaacaacaatTGAATAATTACACCAACAGAAAATTACCTTGTCACCAAGAGGGGTTCTAATTGGCCCTGGTGCAACGCAATTAGTCCTTATATTGTCTTTGGCCCATTCACATGCCAAATGTTTTGTCATTTGGTTCATTGCTCCTGCATGTTAGTTAAGTTAGTTAGGCATTTTCTAATGCTTGCCACCAGgggcattaaaaaaaaattaataattaggaTTTGTTTGGATAATTCTTCTAAAAGCATTTctctagaagaagaaaataaaaaaaaaaaaataaacttcttaTATGATTTTCATTAGGTATGTTAAATTATGAGAGTTTCTACAAATTAGTAATGGTGagctaaagaaaaatttaatttaactcaTGAAAcattcttttcatattttttttaatattttttctctctcagaAATGATTCTAGAAAAACTTACTCAATCCGGCCTTCTCTTACTCTTCCACGTGAAATTCATTCAACCACGAAATTATATAACAATTACCTTTTGTTGCACCATACACAACGGATACTATATTTGAAGCTACCACACCAGCAATGGAGGATATGAGAATGATGTTTGCAGCTTCTGAAGCTTTTAGGAGAGGATGTGCAAGCTGGCTTAGGTGgaaacaagattcaagattcgTATTCACCAGAAATGTGAAATCTTCCTCTGTGAAATCCAGGGTCTCTTTCTGTATGTTTGTTCCCACATTGTTTACCTAAAGCCGTACATAATAAATGTAAGcgtaatatgatatatatatataagaattccAATTAAAAAATGGATTTCGAATTAGTCCTCATTCTTAACATTTTACGGTTATAGTTAACCTAGTATGCAATTGTAACGAATCACTCACAAGGATATTGAGTTTGCCATTAAACTCATTTGAGACTCTAGCTATGAGGTCTTGTCTTTCTGCACGAGACGCCACGTCACGGACCGAACCAGTTACTCTGTATCCTTTTGTGTTCCATTCATTTAAGGATTTATTGAGTTCAGCTTCGTTGCGAGCGCAAGTGTGTACAGTGGCTCCAAGTTGTGCCAACTCCTCCACGATAGCATATCTAGTGATTAGTAAGGATATTATATCACAGGAATCAATATTGGTGAAAAACAAGCGTCTTGCAAAACCCACTTATTTTCTACAAGAATTAAGGctcttttgaaatattttatcaaaccgGGGTAGTCAACGTTGAAAAACTTTAGTTAAACTAAAGTTTTTAGTGTCatgttagtttaaaaaaaataataaactgacACTACAATGTTTCACGtgatattattaaatcaaaattttaaaaaaattaacatgacaCCTAAAACTCTTTtaagctaattttttttttctttgaccaCCTCATCTTGGTAaatatgaaatttgaataaaatatagtatataatgaattttaattttgtgacaacaaaataaaagaa harbors:
- the LOC100785449 gene encoding tropinone reductase homolog At1g07440-like, with translation MAAEANFDSKSSRWSLQGMTALVTGGSKGIGYAIVEELAQLGATVHTCARNEAELNKSLNEWNTKGYRVTGSVRDVASRAERQDLIARVSNEFNGKLNILVNNVGTNIQKETLDFTEEDFTFLVNTNLESCFHLSQLAHPLLKASEAANIILISSIAGVVASNIVSVVYGATKGAMNQMTKHLACEWAKDNIRTNCVAPGPIRTPLGDKHFKEEKLNNSLIARTPLGRIGEAEEVSSLVAFLCLPAASYITGQTICVDGGFTVNGLYIS